Part of the Scrofimicrobium sp. R131 genome is shown below.
TAGCCGAGCTGGGCGTGCAGGTCGGCGGGTAGTTCGGCGGGTAGTTCGGCAGGTGGTTCGGCCAATTTGGTCGACGCCGAAATTTCTGTATCATTAGGAGGTGTTCTTGCCCCGGCAAGACGCCGCGAGTGTAGCTCAATGGTAGAGCCTCTGCCTTCCAAGCAGATGGTGCGGGTTCGATTCCCGTCACTCGCTCCACTGGCCGTTTGAAGCAAAAGTCGGCTTTCCATTCAACCAATCGTGATCGGCGGAGTCGTCCATTTGCGCCTTGGTTTAGCTTTTCAGGTAAAACGCGGCCTCTACTGGGAGCCGGTCATTTTCCCGAGCCGGCTTTCACTTGTTTGCGTGCCGTTCGGCGGGCCCGGCGCAGGTCAGTTCGCTGGTCTGCCCACTCGGTCACCGAGGGGGAGGTCAGGGCCATCAGCAGCGGCACCGCCATCATCACCGACAGCAGGTACTGGTCGAACTCGGGGCTGCTGCCAAGTCGCCACCAGGTGACGAAGGCCGGGACAATGGTGAGGGTGGCGGCGGCCATCAGGAAGAGCCGGGCCGGCCGAAACCCATCCCACATCAGGGCAGCCAACCCGGCAAACACCGCGGCGCCCAGCAGGTAGCTGACCACGTAGGTGCGGACGATCTGATCCGGGGTAGCAGCAGCCAGTAGCCCCTGGTCGGGGAGCAACTTGGTGACGGCCCCCGCGTATGAGCCCGAGTCGCGCAGGGCCAGGACGGACCAGGCCACCATTCCCCCGATCTGCAACAAAATCAGCAGCATGGCGACGTAAATCGGGATTGGCCGCTCTGCCCGCAAGAACTCTTTGGCGTCATCCAGGTGGGAGGGGAGGTGGGTGGGCTCCGCCGGCTTGGAGGCCGGGACTGGGCGCAGATCCACGATCGGCAGGGCCCCGTCGGTCTTGATCGAGTCGCCGCCGCCGTTGCGGGAGTGATAGGCGGTGGAAAAGTCGGCCAGAACCCGGACTTTCACCTCCGGATTTGCATCCTGCAGAGTCTGGACCACGTGGTCGCGTTCCTGATCCGTGTTCTCGGCAATCTTG
Proteins encoded:
- a CDS encoding LssY C-terminal domain-containing protein encodes the protein MARPIHRTSHRWERLNAAADGAFFLLATAASCWLFVVSLSNIHSFHWTVFAWLILLWATLAYLLLPRIHRVLTTLYVPDYFIGRARTTEGLLGDPVNLAFHGTEAQVEAAMHRAGWVKADPITLRTSLGIALSTLTRKSYPQAPVSPLLLFNRQQDLAFQQEVEGNPAQRHHIRFWQCPPAWPLPGGTRVGWLGAATYDKSVGLSLFTLQVTHKIAENTDQERDHVVQTLQDANPEVKVRVLADFSTAYHSRNGGGDSIKTDGALPIVDLRPVPASKPAEPTHLPSHLDDAKEFLRAERPIPIYVAMLLILLQIGGMVAWSVLALRDSGSYAGAVTKLLPDQGLLAAATPDQIVRTYVVSYLLGAAVFAGLAALMWDGFRPARLFLMAAATLTIVPAFVTWWRLGSSPEFDQYLLSVMMAVPLLMALTSPSVTEWADQRTDLRRARRTARKQVKAGSGK